GCTGGCCAGCACACGATGTAGCGTATCGCGCATCTCATGCCGGTGAACGATCATGTCGATGGCGCCATGATCCAGCAGGAATTCACTACGCTGGAAACCTTCGGGAAGCTTCTGTCGCACGGTCTGCTCGATCACCCGCGGGCCGGCAAAACCGATCAGCGCGTTGGGCTCGGCCACGTTGATGTCGCCCAGCATTGCCAGCGACGCCGATACCCCGCCATAAACCGGATCGGTCATCACCGAAATGAACGGCAAACCGGCTTCGCGCATGCGTTGCAACGCGGCGCTGGTCTTGGCCATCTGCATCAGCGAGAACAGCGCTTCCTGCATCCGCGCACCGCCACTGGCCGCGAAACAGACCAGTGGAATACGCCGTTCCAGACAGACATCCACGGCGCGGACAAACCGGGCCCCGACCACAGACCCCATGGAACCGCCCATGAAGTTGAACTCGAAGGCGCACGCCACCAGCGGCAAGGTCTTGAGCTTGCCGCGCATCACGATCAGGGCATCCCCTTCACCGGTCGCCTTCTGTGCCGCGTTCAGACGATCCTTGTACTTCTTCGAATCCTTGAACTTGAGCCGGTCCACCGGTATCAGCTCTGCCCCGATTTCCGCCTGCGGGCTGTCATCCAGGAACAGCTTGAGGCGCTTGCGGGCACCGATACGCATGTGATGGTCGCATTTGGGACACACATCCAGATTGCGCTCAAGCTCCGGCCGGTACAAGACCCCGTCGCAGCGCGGGCACTTGCGCCACAGGCCTTCCGGTACGCTGGCCCGGCGATCTTCGCCGGTGCGGCGGATGGCGGGGAGAATCTTTTCCAGCCAGTTATTTGTGCTCATGCTTCGCTTCGCCTTATTCGCTCTGGTCCATGGCGGCACGCATTTCCGCCAGCAGACCCGCTACCTGCGCCGGAATCGCCTCCGGCTGCTGTGCATGATCGGCGATACGCTGAACCAGCGCGCTGCCCACCACAACCCCATCGGCAACCCGCGAGACCGCCTGTGCCGATGCAGCGTCCTTGATACCAAAGCCGACCCCGATGGGCAATTTCGCATGTTTGCGAATTGTTTCCACCTTGGCCGCGACTTCCTCGGCATTCAGCGACGCGGAACCGGTCACGCCCTTGAGAGAGACGTAGTACAGGTAACCCGTACCGGCCTCGGCGATGGTCTGCATACGCGCTTCGGTGGTGGTCGGCGCCAGCAGAAAGACCCGGTCCAGACCATGCTGATCAAACAGCGGTGCCATCTCGACCGCCTCTTCTGGCGGCAAGTCCACCAGCAGAACGCCGTCGACACCCGCCGCCGCCGCCCGCTCCGCGAACACCTCGTAACCCATGGCTTCCACCGGATTGAGGTAGCCCATCAGGACCACCGGCGTGGTGTCGTTGTCCTGACGGAACTGGCGCACCATGTCGAGGACACCCAGCAAGGTCGTCCCGGCGGCCAGCGACCGCTCACAGGCGAGCTGAATCACCGGGCCATCGGCCATCGGATCGGAAAACGGCATGCCCAGCTCGATGATGTCGGAACCCGCCTCCACCATGGCGTGCATCAGGGGCACCGTCACCGATGCGGACGGATCACCCGCCGTCACATAGGGAATCAGTGCCTTGCGCCCCTGCGCCGCGAGTGCGGCAAAACAACCTGCAATACGACTCACCTGAAACTCCTCGGGATGAATTACTGACCTTCCATGGCGGCGACAGTATGGATGTCCTTGTCGCCCCGCCCGGACAGGTTGATGATGATGCTCTGCTGCGGCGACATGGTCGGCGCCAGCTTGGCGGCATAGGCCACGGCATGTGCCGTTTCCAGGGCCGGCATGATGCCCTCGGTCCGCGTCAGTTCGTGGAACGCCGCCAGCACTTCCTTGTCCGTGGCCGCCACATACTGCACCCGCCCGATGTCCTTCAGCCAGGCATGCTCGGGGCCGACACCGGGATAATCCAGCCCGGCAGACACCGAATGCGTATGGATGATCTGGCCGTCAGCATCTTCCATCAGATAGGTCCGGTTGCCGTGCAGCACCCCGGGACGTCCCGCTGACAACGGCGCCGCATGACGGCCCGTCTCCAGACCGTCACCACCGGCTTCCACGCCATACATGGCAACGCTGTCGTCATTCAGGAACGGATGGAACAGGCCGATGGCGTTGGAGCCACCGCCCACACAGGCCACCAGCGCATCCGGCAGGCGCCCGGTCTGCTCCAGATGCTGGGCGCGCGCTTCGCGACCGATGATGCAATGGAAATCACGCACCAGCGTCGGATACGGATGCGGCCCGGCCACGGTGCCAATGATGTAATAGGTATCATCAACGTTGGTCACCCAGTCACGCATGGCCTCGTTCATGGCGTCCTTGAGCGTGGCCGAACCCGAAGTGACCGGAATCACTTCTGCGCCCAGCAACTTCATGCGAAACACATTCAGCTTCTGCCGCTCGACGTCCTCAGCGCCCATATAGATCTGGCACTTGAGCCCGAGCCGCGCCGCCACCGTGGCGGTGGCCACACCGTGCTGGCCCGCCCCGGTCTCGGCAATCACCCGCGGCTTGCCCATGTGCTTCGCCAGCAGCGCCTGACCGATGGTGTTGTTCACCTTGTGCGAGCCGGTGTGATTCAGATCTTCGCGCTTGAGAAAGATCTGCGCCCCACCCAGTTTCTTCGACCAGCGTTCTGCCAGATACAGCGGCGACGGACGACCCACGTAGTGCGCCATATCACGATCGAAATCAGCCCGGAACACGGGGTCATCACGTAGCTGGACATAGGTGTCTTCCAGCTCGGCCAGTGCCGCCATGAGGGTCTCGGACACGAACCGGCCACCGTAAGCACCGAAGTGCCCACGCGGGTCGGGAAAGGCTGCATAATCGGGACGTTCTGTCACCTGCTACTCCTCGCGTTGGCTGCCGTGGCAACCTGCTCTATGAAGGCGTTGATCGCCGTGGCGCTCTTGATGCCCTTGCACGCGCTGCCTGTCGCATCATGCGCCTCGACACCGCCGCTGACATCCACGGCCCAGGGCTGTACCTGCTGCACCGCCACGGCCACATTGGCAGGCGTCAGGCCGCCCGCCAGAATCAGGGGCAATGGCATGGACGCCGGAATCCGCCCCCAGTCGAAGGTCGCGCCCGTGCCGCCCGGCAGGCCCGGCACCCAGGCATCCAGCAGGATGCCGCGCGCGCCGGCCTCGGCGTAACGCTGCGCTTCGCGCGCCGGGTCCAGCCCGTCGCGCATGGCCAGCGCCTTGAACCAGGGCCGCCCGAAGCTGGCGCAATAGTCCGGCGTTTCCTCACCATGGAACTGGAGCATGTCCAGCGGCACCCGCGCCAGCAGGTCCTGCACCTGTGCTGCGGGCCAATCCACAAACAGCCCGACACTGGTGACAAACGGCGGCAACACGGCACACAGCCCCGCCGCCGTCTCGGCACTGACGGCGCGAGGGCTGGGCGGGTGAAACACCAGCCCGACAGCATCTGCCCCCGCCTGCGCTGCGCTGAGCGCGTCTTCCGGCCGGGTAATGCCACAGATCTTGGTGCGGGTGCGAAACAAAAGACGTCTCCGACGGTGGGCGCCCGGCACCTGTGGCGCCAGCGGCTTGCCCGATGATAACAAAATTCGGTGAGCAGAGCGTAACGGCAGCAGCGCTACCCGCCATCCAGATCGTCCGGCAGCCACTGCGGCCCCAGGCGCCGCGTCGGCAAGGCAAAGTCACTGTCGTAGGTCACCCCCACCAGATACAGCCCGAACGGCGGCGCCGTCACGCCGCCCTGCCGACGATCCCGGGCCGCCAGGACTTCACCGGCCCATTCCGGCGACTTCTTGCCACAGCCGATGGCCATGAGCACACCTGCAATGTTGCGCACCATATGCATCAGAAAGGCATTCGCCTCCGCCTCCAGCACGATCAATGGCCCCCGCTGGTACAGTTCCAGCCGATGCAATGTCTTGATGGGCGACTTGCCCTGGCAGGCGATACCGCGATAAGAGGTAAAATCGTGGGTGCCCCGCAAGGCGGGCAACGCGGCACGCATGCGCTCGACGTCCAGGGGCCGGTAGTTCCAGGTGATCTGCCGGTTGAACAGCGCCGGACGGATCGGGTCGTTATAGATCACGTAACGATAACGGCGCGCCTGGGCGCCGAAGCGAGCATGAAACGTCTCGGGTACCGGCTTCGCCCAGAGAATGGCAATGTCCGGGGGCAGATTGGTGTTGGCGCCGTACACCCAGCCCCGCTCGGTACGCTCGGCATCGGTGTCAAAATGGATCACCTGCCCGGTGGCGTGCACACCGGCATCGGTGCGTCCGGCGCAGCTCAGCGCCACACGATGATTGGCCACCTTGCCCAGTGCTTGCTCCACCGCCAACTGCACAGACGCCACACCCGGCTGCTGTGTCTGCCAGCCGTGGTAGCGGCTACCGTCGTATTCAACACCAAGGGCAATACGGGTCATGGGCTCGGGCACGCGCGCGTTCAGTTACGGGCTGCACAGGATAGCCCCCAACGGGCCGGATGCAAGCGCAGCTTGTTATGATGGCGAGTGGCTGCATCGCACACGCGCCGTGGCAAAGAGGGTCACCCTCCAGCAGAGAGGCGTTGAGGCGGGGTACGCCCTTCCGGGAACGCTCAAGCCATCCATGGGCGCTCTTTCTTTGGCCATCCATGGCCAAAGATGTCCCTCCAGGGCGCACCCCGCCTCAACGCCGCAGCGAGATTTGATGTCCGGTGGCTATAAAGGGTTCTGGAGGAACAAAACCATCGACCGTCTGCCAGCTTGAAGACCGGGCTGCGCGTGACGGCCCTCGGGGGGCGGGTAAAGGGTTTCTGGACCTTCGAGAGGCATGGATGCCGAACGAGAGCCCCCATGGACGGGTTCACGGCGTGTCCAGAAACCCTTTACCCGCCCCCCGAGGGCCATAACCACCCAACCAAAAAAGAATGGAATCACATCCACAAAAAAACCGCCCGAAGGCGGTTTTTTTATCGTGCAACCGAGGCAGGAAATCAGCCCACCTGGGCCAGCAACTCCCGCGCTTCGGATTGCTGCTGGTCGTTGCCCTCAGCGACCACCTCGTTGAGGATGTCGCGGGCACCATCCGTGTCGCCCATGTCGATGTAAGCCCGCGCCAGATCCAGCTTGGTCGCGTTCTCGTCGGTTTCGCCGAGGAAATCGAAGTCATCGTCGTCACCCAGACCGGCATCCTCCGACAAGCGAACCGCCGGTGCAGGAGCGGCCGGGCGCGGCGCTTCAACAGCCGGGGTACTGGCCGCCGGCGGCGCCGGTTCCGGCGTGTCGTCCAGAGACAGGATGTCATCCAGATCATCCGCGCGCGATGCAACAGGCTCCAGCTCGATATCGTCCAGCGAAATCTCGTCATTCAGACCGCTGTCATCCAGATCGACATCCTCGAGACTGATGTCCTCCAGCTCCGGCATGTCCAGGCTCAGGCTGTCATCCGCTGCCGGACGCGGCGCAGGCTCGTCCAGCGTCAGATCATCCAGTGACAGATCCAGATCGTCCTCGTCCACGCTTGCGGTTTCGGTCGTGACACCAGAGAACTCATCGCTGACGTCATCCAGCTTCAGTTCGCCGAAATCCATGTCACCGCCAGCGTCATCCAGCAGACCCGCCCCCGTGTCGAGTTCGAGCACCGGGTCCGCTTTCAGGCTGGCAGAGATTTCTTCGTCCGACAGGCTCTCTTCATCACTGTCGTTGATGCTGTACTTGTTGCTGGCTGCGGCGGGTGTGCGCGGGGCTTCCGGGGCAGGCTCGGACGGCACATCCAGATCGAAATCACCGAAATCGTCGAGGCTGTCTTCCAGCTCCAGTATCTCGTCGTCCTGTGCATCATCCGCACTGTCATCCAGCGTCAGGATATCGTCATCGGCGCTGTCGACCGACGGACGCTCGTTGCGGGGCGCCGGTTGCGCGGTCAGGTCCATGGCCAGGTCGTCAAACGACAGGTCGTCGTCGGCCGCGGTGTCACCGCCACCCAGCCGGGGGCGCAGTGCGGCAATATGCTTGTCCAGATCGCCATTCAGACCACCGAGCTTGGTCGCTTCCTGTTCGAAGGCGGCACTGTCCTGGCTCTCGACCAGTACATCCAGCAGCCGCTTCTTCAGATCAATTCGGCCCGGCTCCTGGGAAATGGCATTGCGCAGATGGGCGGTGGCCTGCGGGTACTGGCCATAGGCCATGAACACTTCGACCTGCTCCAGCGGGTCCTGGCGACCGGCCGCGGGCGCCGCGTCTGCGCCGTCGTCGCTGTCGGCAAACGGGTCTTCGTCATCACTCGCGGACAAATCCGGCAGGAAATCGTCATCGTCACCGAAGGCTTCCATCTCGGCGTCATCGTCCGCCCCGGCGGCGGCGTGCTGACGGCGGCGCTGCAATACCGCCAGCAATACCAGCAGCAGCAACAAAAGGGCCGCACCGGCCAGCACCAGGGGGTTGCCCAGCAGGTTGTCCATCAGCGAGGGCTGTGGCGGGGTCGGCGGCGCGGTCTGGGGCGGCGTGGTCGGCCGCTCGCGCTCGGCCGGGGTGGCCGGGGCAACCGCTACCGCCTCGTCGTCTTCGTCTTCGCGGGTGGCGTCATCGGCATCGGTGATGCGTGCCTCCGACTCGGTAGCGTCTTCACTGCGCTCCTCGTCGTCTGCCTCGTCAGCACCGATCAGTGCAGGGACTGGCGCCAGCAGGCTGTCGTCTTCGTCGGCGTCGATGCCGCGCTCTTCCCGCAGGCGGCGCAGCTCTTCCTGCAGGCGGGTAATCTGGTCGTTGCGCAGCCGCAGGATATCCTCACCGGTATTGACCTGGTCTTCGAGGTCGCGCAGCCGGTCGGCCAGTTCGCGATTCTCGCGGCGCATCTGATCGAGCTGTTCGTCGCGTTGCAGCAGTTCGTTTTCCAGTGCGGCGCCGTCGCCGGCCCGGGCGGAACCGGCTCCCGTGCCGGCCCCGCTGCCCTCGGTGTCCGGTGCCACCAGGGTCACGCGGCCCTGATCCGGGCGCGTGGTCGCTACATCTGTATCACGGGTACGTGGTGTGCCATCCAGCTGCTGTCGGCCAGGCTGCTGGATACCACGTGCCTCCAGCAGCGCACGCCACTGCCGGTTCTGTTCGGCCACCGAAGCCAGTGCCTCGCGGGTGCTGAGGCGGCGGGCCTCTTCTTCGCTGGGCAGGCGCAGTACGGCGCCTTCGCGCACCAGGTTCACGTTATTGTTGATGAAGGCATCCGGGTTCATCTCCTGGATCACCATCATCATCTGCTGCACGGACACGCTGTCGTTGGGCCGGTTGTCACGGGCGATGCGCCACATGGTGTCGGAACCACGAACCGTATGGGTGCGCGTGGTCGCAGGCTCGCGGGTTGCCGGGCGCGGCGTGGCCGGGGCAGCCACGCGCGGCGTATCACGCTCGGGCGCGGTCTCCGGACGCGGTTGCGGGCGCGGCTGCGGAGCCGGGTCCGGGCGCGCTGGCGGGGCCGTCGCGGCCGGTGCCTGGGGGCTGCTGCGCCGATCCGCCGCATAGCTGGGCGGGTCCAGCAGCACCGTGTATTCACGCAACATGCGTCCGGTAGGCCACAGGTATTCGACGAGGAAGTTCAGATAGGGTTCGCGCACCGGCTGCCGAGTGGTAACACGCACCACCCCGCTGCCGTCTTCAGAGAGATTGACTTCGAAGCGAAGCTCGCTGTGCATCGACTGGCGGTCGACACCCGCCACCGCGAAATCGCGATCCGAAGCCAGGCTGACCAGCAGCTGCTCCTGATTCAGGTCGCCGGTATCACGCAACGTGATCTTCATGTCCAGCGGCTGATTGAGGTAGGAATTGAGCGTGTAATCCCCGACACCAAGCGCCGACGCCAGCCCTGGCAAAAACAATGCCACTGCGGTGAAACCGATCCCAAGTCTTCGCAACATGGTTGAACCCTTTATTTATTATGCCTGCCATCCGCGGAGGGATTCATGGCATGTCATCACCCAGCATCACCGAATTGTGCATTCCCAGTCTGCACAAACCTAGAAACTGTGTCACATATTGCCAGTAAGTATCCATCACAGATGGTCTTTTATCAATAATCGGGCAATTTGTACACAGTTGAGGGCGGCGCCCTTGCGCAGGTTATCGGCCACCAGTGACAGATTCAGGCTCTGCTCGCGGGACACGTCCGCACGCACACGGCTGACACGTACGCTGTCCTGCCCCACGGCATCGTCCAGTGCCGTGGCGCCGAGCGGCCCGTCGCTGACCACCAGGCCCGGGGCATTGGCGAGGGTAATGGCCGCCTCTTCCGGCGCCAGCGGCTGGGCAGTTTCCAGCTGCACGGCAAGACTGGTGCCGAAAAACACCGGGATGCGCAGGCAGGTGGCGTTCACCCGCAAGCCCGGATCAGCCAGCAGCCGCAATGTTTCCAGAACCAGCCGCACCTCGGCGCGGCTGGCGCCGCTCTGCAACGCCGGTGAGGTTTCCGGGTGCGCATTGAAAGCGATCTGGCGGCCGAACTGCTTCACTTCCGGGCTCTGGCCGTTGAGCAGGCGCGCCGTCTGGCCCGCCAGCTCATCCACCCCGGCCCGCCCGGCGCTGGACACGGGTTCGCATACGGTCACGTTGACCGCGCCCAGACCCGCCTGATCTGCGAGCGGCTTCAGCACCATGGCCAGCTGTATCGCGGCCGGCGACGGGCTGGCGATGATGCCGCGCTCACGAAAGTCGGCCAGCATGTCGGGGTTGACCTCCGGCACGATCACCGGCACATCCTGCTCGGCGGCAAAGGCACCGCTGCAATCAATGACGATGGCCCCGGCTTCGGCAGCACGCTGGGCCTCATCGCGGGCCACCTCTTCCGGTACCGCAAAGAAGGCCAGCTGCACGCCACTGAAGTCGAAGCCGTCCAGTGCCCGGATGGCCAGATGATGCCCGCGCAACGCCAGCCGTCGCCCGGCGGACTCTTGCGAGGCCAGCAGCGTTACATTGCCCAGGGGCAGATCACTCTCCCCCAGGATCTCCAGCAGCATCTCGCCCACCAGGCCGGTGGCGCCGACAATGGCGATATCGAACTGGCGTCCAGTCTGGTCATCGGTCATACATTGTGCTCAAGCAGGATGCGCAACATGCGACGCAGCGGTTCGGCAGCGCCCCACAGCAGCTGGTCGCCGACGGTAAAGGCGTTGAGGTACTCCGGCCCCATGTTCAGCTTGCGCAGGCGCCCCACGGGCACAGTCAGGGTGCCGGTTACGGCGGTCGGCGTCAGGTCACGCAGGGTCGCTTCACGCTCATTGGGCACCACTTTCACCCAGTCGTTGGCTTCTGCCAGCATGCTGTTGATCTCGTCCATGGGCACATCGCGGGTCAGCTTGATGGTCAGTGCCTGGCTGTGGCAGCGCATGGCGCCGATGCGCACACAGGTGCCGTCCAGCGGGATCGGGTTGCCGCTGCGACCCAGGATCTTGTTGGTTTCCACCTGGGCTTTCCATTCTTCCTTGCTCTGGCCGTTTTCCAGCTGCTTGTCGATCCAGGGCAGCAGACTGCCGGCAAGGGGATGACCGAAATGTTCGACTGGCAGATGACCGCGCATGGTCTCAGCGACCTGGCGATCAATGTCCAGGATGGCACTCTTCGGGTCGGCCAGCAGGCCGCTGACGTCGGCGTTGATCTTGCCCATCTGCGCAATCAGCTCGCGCATGTTCTGTGCACCGGCACCGGACGCTGCCTGATAGGTCTGGGCACTGGCCCACGCCACCAGACCGGCATTGAACAGGCCGCCCAGGGCCATCAGCATCAGGCTGACGGTGCAGTTGCCGCCAACGTAGTTCTTCACGCCAGACTGTACCGCTTCGTCGATCACCCGGCGATTGACCGGGTCCAGAACGATCACGGCATCATCCTTCATACGCAATGCCGAGGCCGCATCAATCCAGTAGCCCTTCCAGCCTGCTTCACGCAGCTTCGGGAATACCTCGTTGGTGTAGTCACCGCCCTGGCAGGTGATGATCACATCCAGCGCTTTCAGCTCATCAATATTGTGCGCGTCCTTGAGCAGCGGGATGTCCTTGCCCACATCCGGGCCCGGCTGGCCGGTCTGGGACGTGGAAAAGAACACCGGCTCGATGTCGGCAAAATCATTCTCGGCGCGCATGCGCTCCATCAGTACCGAGCCGACCATACCGCGCCAGCCCACAAATCCTACCTGTTTCATAATCTGCTCCTGTTGCTCAGCAAGTGTGTGTTCAGGAAGCCTTCAG
This region of Isoalcanivorax indicus genomic DNA includes:
- a CDS encoding phosphoribosylanthranilate isomerase yields the protein MFRTRTKICGITRPEDALSAAQAGADAVGLVFHPPSPRAVSAETAAGLCAVLPPFVTSVGLFVDWPAAQVQDLLARVPLDMLQFHGEETPDYCASFGRPWFKALAMRDGLDPAREAQRYAEAGARGILLDAWVPGLPGGTGATFDWGRIPASMPLPLILAGGLTPANVAVAVQQVQPWAVDVSGGVEAHDATGSACKGIKSATAINAFIEQVATAANARSSR
- a CDS encoding FimV/HubP family polar landmark protein, whose product is MLRRLGIGFTAVALFLPGLASALGVGDYTLNSYLNQPLDMKITLRDTGDLNQEQLLVSLASDRDFAVAGVDRQSMHSELRFEVNLSEDGSGVVRVTTRQPVREPYLNFLVEYLWPTGRMLREYTVLLDPPSYAADRRSSPQAPAATAPPARPDPAPQPRPQPRPETAPERDTPRVAAPATPRPATREPATTRTHTVRGSDTMWRIARDNRPNDSVSVQQMMMVIQEMNPDAFINNNVNLVREGAVLRLPSEEEARRLSTREALASVAEQNRQWRALLEARGIQQPGRQQLDGTPRTRDTDVATTRPDQGRVTLVAPDTEGSGAGTGAGSARAGDGAALENELLQRDEQLDQMRRENRELADRLRDLEDQVNTGEDILRLRNDQITRLQEELRRLREERGIDADEDDSLLAPVPALIGADEADDEERSEDATESEARITDADDATREDEDDEAVAVAPATPAERERPTTPPQTAPPTPPQPSLMDNLLGNPLVLAGAALLLLLLVLLAVLQRRRQHAAAGADDDAEMEAFGDDDDFLPDLSASDDEDPFADSDDGADAAPAAGRQDPLEQVEVFMAYGQYPQATAHLRNAISQEPGRIDLKKRLLDVLVESQDSAAFEQEATKLGGLNGDLDKHIAALRPRLGGGDTAADDDLSFDDLAMDLTAQPAPRNERPSVDSADDDILTLDDSADDAQDDEILELEDSLDDFGDFDLDVPSEPAPEAPRTPAAASNKYSINDSDEESLSDEEISASLKADPVLELDTGAGLLDDAGGDMDFGELKLDDVSDEFSGVTTETASVDEDDLDLSLDDLTLDEPAPRPAADDSLSLDMPELEDISLEDVDLDDSGLNDEISLDDIELEPVASRADDLDDILSLDDTPEPAPPAASTPAVEAPRPAAPAPAVRLSEDAGLGDDDDFDFLGETDENATKLDLARAYIDMGDTDGARDILNEVVAEGNDQQQSEARELLAQVG
- the truA gene encoding tRNA pseudouridine(38-40) synthase TruA, which gives rise to MTRIALGVEYDGSRYHGWQTQQPGVASVQLAVEQALGKVANHRVALSCAGRTDAGVHATGQVIHFDTDAERTERGWVYGANTNLPPDIAILWAKPVPETFHARFGAQARRYRYVIYNDPIRPALFNRQITWNYRPLDVERMRAALPALRGTHDFTSYRGIACQGKSPIKTLHRLELYQRGPLIVLEAEANAFLMHMVRNIAGVLMAIGCGKKSPEWAGEVLAARDRRQGGVTAPPFGLYLVGVTYDSDFALPTRRLGPQWLPDDLDGG
- the accD gene encoding acetyl-CoA carboxylase, carboxyltransferase subunit beta is translated as MSTNNWLEKILPAIRRTGEDRRASVPEGLWRKCPRCDGVLYRPELERNLDVCPKCDHHMRIGARKRLKLFLDDSPQAEIGAELIPVDRLKFKDSKKYKDRLNAAQKATGEGDALIVMRGKLKTLPLVACAFEFNFMGGSMGSVVGARFVRAVDVCLERRIPLVCFAASGGARMQEALFSLMQMAKTSAALQRMREAGLPFISVMTDPVYGGVSASLAMLGDINVAEPNALIGFAGPRVIEQTVRQKLPEGFQRSEFLLDHGAIDMIVHRHEMRDTLHRVLASMMHAPPAEAESA
- a CDS encoding aspartate-semialdehyde dehydrogenase; translation: MTDDQTGRQFDIAIVGATGLVGEMLLEILGESDLPLGNVTLLASQESAGRRLALRGHHLAIRALDGFDFSGVQLAFFAVPEEVARDEAQRAAEAGAIVIDCSGAFAAEQDVPVIVPEVNPDMLADFRERGIIASPSPAAIQLAMVLKPLADQAGLGAVNVTVCEPVSSAGRAGVDELAGQTARLLNGQSPEVKQFGRQIAFNAHPETSPALQSGASRAEVRLVLETLRLLADPGLRVNATCLRIPVFFGTSLAVQLETAQPLAPEEAAITLANAPGLVVSDGPLGATALDDAVGQDSVRVSRVRADVSREQSLNLSLVADNLRKGAALNCVQIARLLIKDHL
- the trpA gene encoding tryptophan synthase subunit alpha — encoded protein: MSRIAGCFAALAAQGRKALIPYVTAGDPSASVTVPLMHAMVEAGSDIIELGMPFSDPMADGPVIQLACERSLAAGTTLLGVLDMVRQFRQDNDTTPVVLMGYLNPVEAMGYEVFAERAAAAGVDGVLLVDLPPEEAVEMAPLFDQHGLDRVFLLAPTTTEARMQTIAEAGTGYLYYVSLKGVTGSASLNAEEVAAKVETIRKHAKLPIGVGFGIKDAASAQAVSRVADGVVVGSALVQRIADHAQQPEAIPAQVAGLLAEMRAAMDQSE
- the asd gene encoding aspartate-semialdehyde dehydrogenase produces the protein MKQVGFVGWRGMVGSVLMERMRAENDFADIEPVFFSTSQTGQPGPDVGKDIPLLKDAHNIDELKALDVIITCQGGDYTNEVFPKLREAGWKGYWIDAASALRMKDDAVIVLDPVNRRVIDEAVQSGVKNYVGGNCTVSLMLMALGGLFNAGLVAWASAQTYQAASGAGAQNMRELIAQMGKINADVSGLLADPKSAILDIDRQVAETMRGHLPVEHFGHPLAGSLLPWIDKQLENGQSKEEWKAQVETNKILGRSGNPIPLDGTCVRIGAMRCHSQALTIKLTRDVPMDEINSMLAEANDWVKVVPNEREATLRDLTPTAVTGTLTVPVGRLRKLNMGPEYLNAFTVGDQLLWGAAEPLRRMLRILLEHNV
- the trpB gene encoding tryptophan synthase subunit beta, whose protein sequence is MTERPDYAAFPDPRGHFGAYGGRFVSETLMAALAELEDTYVQLRDDPVFRADFDRDMAHYVGRPSPLYLAERWSKKLGGAQIFLKREDLNHTGSHKVNNTIGQALLAKHMGKPRVIAETGAGQHGVATATVAARLGLKCQIYMGAEDVERQKLNVFRMKLLGAEVIPVTSGSATLKDAMNEAMRDWVTNVDDTYYIIGTVAGPHPYPTLVRDFHCIIGREARAQHLEQTGRLPDALVACVGGGSNAIGLFHPFLNDDSVAMYGVEAGGDGLETGRHAAPLSAGRPGVLHGNRTYLMEDADGQIIHTHSVSAGLDYPGVGPEHAWLKDIGRVQYVAATDKEVLAAFHELTRTEGIMPALETAHAVAYAAKLAPTMSPQQSIIINLSGRGDKDIHTVAAMEGQ